One genomic segment of Terriglobia bacterium includes these proteins:
- a CDS encoding glycoside hydrolase family 3 C-terminal domain-containing protein, translated as MLKRLALVTALLVFFASGAMARGRKARFSAFGPVQLDRDGDKWAQRTLKKLTLEEKIGQMLLVWARAEFLNLDSPEFTRLRDMIRKYHLGCFGLTVPVDGPFVLRNQPYEAAMLTNQLQLDSALPLLIGADFERGLSMRLYGATVFPHSMAFGADGNPADVETSGRITGVEARAIGVHWNFFPDADVNSNPANPVINTRSYGEDPQQVSALAAAYIKGAHEAGMLVTAKHFPGHGDTATNSHLSLAEVNGDLQRLQSVELPPFQAAINAGVDAVMIAHVTVPALEPDPNTVATTSHAVVTGLLKNKMGFQGLVVTDALDMNALMRIYARSPNPSGAAAVAAVKAGNDMVLIPLDIDGAYNGLLQAARSGEIPEAQINQSALKVLRAKASLGLHKARLVDLDKVPELVALPGNLAFGQHVADAAVTLVRDNRKLLPLKRQIAGTAAIVNPYLKVEETRNRVMAVIFTDDLRFEYGRVFERELRARVPDARVFYVDRRIAAALTPPIVAAVEEAQVVLAPVFLGPMASNEMKNSLGLPRDMNALIEAILQRVPERTAMIALGNPYLAAEFPTVQNYLCTFSFTTVSELSAIRALFGEIAIRGRLPVTIPGIAQRGEGIDRPQQVGRGGTKFNVRTKTVSAP; from the coding sequence ATGCTCAAAAGATTGGCCCTGGTGACTGCGCTGCTCGTCTTCTTCGCTAGCGGCGCGATGGCCAGGGGCCGCAAGGCGCGCTTCTCCGCCTTCGGCCCGGTGCAACTGGACCGCGATGGCGACAAGTGGGCGCAGAGGACGCTGAAGAAGCTGACCCTGGAAGAAAAGATCGGGCAGATGTTGCTGGTCTGGGCGCGGGCCGAGTTTCTCAACCTCGACAGTCCGGAATTCACCCGGCTGCGCGACATGATCCGCAAGTATCACCTCGGCTGCTTTGGGCTCACCGTGCCGGTGGATGGCCCGTTCGTGCTGCGCAACCAGCCCTACGAAGCGGCCATGCTCACCAACCAGTTGCAGCTCGACTCCGCGCTGCCGCTGCTGATCGGAGCGGACTTCGAGCGCGGCCTCTCCATGCGCCTCTACGGCGCTACCGTGTTTCCCCATTCCATGGCCTTCGGCGCCGACGGCAACCCCGCCGACGTCGAGACCTCAGGCCGGATCACCGGCGTGGAAGCCCGCGCCATCGGCGTGCACTGGAACTTCTTCCCCGATGCCGACGTCAATTCCAACCCGGCGAATCCGGTGATCAATACCCGCTCCTACGGCGAAGACCCGCAGCAGGTGAGCGCACTGGCGGCGGCCTACATCAAGGGAGCGCATGAAGCGGGAATGCTGGTCACGGCCAAGCATTTCCCCGGACACGGCGATACCGCCACCAACTCGCACCTGAGCCTGGCGGAGGTCAATGGCGACCTGCAGCGGCTGCAATCGGTTGAGCTCCCGCCCTTCCAGGCCGCCATCAACGCCGGCGTGGACGCGGTGATGATCGCGCACGTTACCGTGCCGGCCTTGGAGCCCGACCCCAACACGGTGGCGACCACCTCGCATGCGGTCGTTACCGGCCTGCTGAAAAACAAAATGGGATTCCAGGGGCTGGTGGTCACCGATGCCCTCGACATGAACGCCCTGATGCGGATTTACGCCCGCTCGCCGAATCCCTCGGGCGCCGCGGCGGTGGCGGCGGTGAAGGCCGGCAACGACATGGTTCTGATCCCGCTGGACATTGACGGCGCCTACAACGGTTTGTTGCAGGCGGCGCGCAGCGGCGAAATCCCGGAGGCGCAGATCAACCAATCGGCCCTGAAGGTGCTGCGCGCCAAGGCCTCGCTGGGCCTGCACAAGGCCCGCCTGGTGGACCTCGACAAGGTGCCGGAGCTGGTGGCGCTGCCCGGCAACCTCGCTTTCGGGCAGCACGTGGCCGACGCGGCCGTCACCCTGGTCCGTGACAACCGCAAACTGCTTCCGCTCAAGCGCCAAATCGCGGGAACCGCGGCCATCGTCAATCCGTATCTTAAGGTGGAGGAAACCCGCAACCGGGTGATGGCCGTCATTTTTACCGACGACCTCCGCTTCGAGTACGGCCGCGTCTTCGAGCGCGAGTTACGCGCGCGCGTGCCCGATGCGCGGGTCTTTTACGTGGATCGGCGCATCGCAGCCGCCTTGACGCCGCCGATTGTCGCTGCCGTCGAAGAGGCGCAGGTAGTGCTGGCGCCGGTGTTCCTGGGCCCGATGGCCAGCAACGAGATGAAGAATTCGCTCGGTTTGCCGCGCGATATGAATGCGCTCATCGAGGCCATCCTGCAGCGCGTCCCGGAGCGCACCGCGATGATTGCCTTGGGAAACCCGTACCTCGCCGCCGAGTTCCCCACGGTGCAGAATTATCTGTGCACGTTTTCGTTCACTACCGTGTCGGAACTCAGCGCCATCCGCGCGCTGTTCGGCGAGATCGCGATTCGCGGCCGCCTGCCGGTCACCATTCCCGGCATCGCACAACGCGGCGAGGGTATTGACCGGCCGCAGCAGGTTGGCCGAGGAGGGACTAAATTCAATGTCAGGACAAAAACTGTTTCCGCCCCGTAA
- a CDS encoding NADPH:quinone oxidoreductase family protein, with protein sequence MKAAVITRYGGPEVLQIRDVPDPQPNPGQVLVRVEAAGVNFADIMAARGGYPGTPEPPLVAGREFAGRRQDTGERVMGYTQSKAFTETIATSPDLMWPVPEQWSATEAAAFPVNYFTAYFAYWKAGLLGETARRKRVLIHAVAGGVGTAAVQIGGVLQVEMYGTSSSDEKLAAVQKLGLQHPINYQRDDYEEKIRQLTGGEGVDAVFEMLGGEHVARSVRCLAFRGRVITYGAATGERASLDPRILYDKQTSVHGLWLAKMSQRPELMRPAWALLQQWIDAGRLHPVVGHVLPLEKIADAYRLLLERKNYGKVVLVIGG encoded by the coding sequence ATGAAAGCCGCTGTCATTACGCGTTATGGCGGGCCCGAGGTGCTCCAGATCCGCGACGTTCCGGACCCGCAGCCCAACCCTGGCCAGGTGCTGGTGCGCGTGGAGGCCGCGGGCGTGAATTTTGCCGACATCATGGCGGCGCGCGGCGGCTATCCCGGAACCCCGGAGCCGCCCCTGGTTGCCGGGCGCGAGTTCGCCGGACGTCGCCAGGATACTGGCGAGCGCGTCATGGGATACACCCAGAGCAAGGCCTTCACGGAAACGATCGCAACCTCCCCGGACCTGATGTGGCCGGTGCCGGAGCAATGGTCTGCGACCGAGGCGGCGGCCTTCCCGGTCAATTACTTCACCGCTTATTTCGCTTACTGGAAAGCCGGATTGCTGGGCGAAACCGCTCGCCGCAAGCGCGTGCTGATCCATGCCGTCGCCGGCGGCGTGGGCACGGCGGCAGTCCAGATCGGCGGCGTGCTTCAGGTGGAGATGTACGGCACCTCGTCCTCGGATGAAAAGCTGGCCGCGGTGCAAAAGCTCGGTCTTCAGCACCCGATCAATTACCAGCGTGACGATTACGAAGAAAAAATTCGCCAGCTGACCGGCGGCGAGGGTGTGGACGCCGTCTTTGAGATGCTGGGCGGCGAGCATGTCGCCAGGAGCGTCCGCTGCCTTGCGTTTCGCGGCCGCGTCATCACCTACGGCGCCGCCACCGGCGAGCGCGCCTCGCTCGATCCGCGAATCCTGTACGACAAGCAAACCAGCGTGCACGGCTTGTGGCTGGCGAAAATGTCGCAGCGCCCGGAACTCATGCGCCCGGCCTGGGCACTATTGCAACAGTGGATTGACGCCGGGCGCCTGCATCCCGTCGTCGGCCACGTGCTGCCGCTGGAGAAAATCGCCGACGCCTACCGCCTGTTGCTGGAGAGAAAGAATTACGGGAAAGTGGTCTTGGTGATCGGTGGCTAG
- a CDS encoding curli production assembly protein CsgG produces MKSKVLSLCALLVVLSVSGFAAERKKRVAVFDFDYSTVRTAVSAAFGGTEVDAGAGITALLVKRLVQDGTYSVIERAKMDMILKEQNFSNSDRFNPNSAAKIGKLLGVDAIIVGNITQFGNETKNQGVGGGGGGFGGFGLGGFKHKESKAIVTLDARIVDIDTAEILAVADGKGESSRSSTSLTGGGGNWHGFGAGGVDFGSSDFENTIIGEAIKKAVDQMSTGIIAGASKLEARVIKVEGVVAFVDVGKLVLNVGAKAGIKVGDQMSVERVSREIKDPTTGKVLRRMSSEVGKIQISDVDDVSAVGKVVSGQGFKVGDVVKTVTQ; encoded by the coding sequence ATGAAGTCCAAGGTTCTCTCACTCTGCGCGCTGCTGGTTGTCCTCTCCGTTTCCGGATTCGCGGCGGAACGCAAGAAACGTGTCGCGGTATTCGACTTCGACTATTCCACCGTCCGCACCGCCGTCAGCGCCGCGTTTGGTGGCACCGAAGTTGACGCGGGCGCGGGCATCACCGCTTTGCTAGTCAAGCGCCTGGTACAAGACGGCACCTACAGCGTGATTGAGCGCGCGAAGATGGACATGATTCTGAAAGAACAGAATTTTTCCAACAGCGACCGCTTCAATCCCAACAGCGCCGCCAAGATCGGCAAGTTGCTGGGCGTGGACGCCATCATCGTCGGCAACATCACCCAGTTCGGCAACGAGACGAAGAACCAGGGAGTGGGCGGCGGTGGCGGCGGGTTTGGCGGCTTCGGCCTGGGCGGCTTCAAGCACAAGGAGTCGAAGGCCATCGTGACGCTGGATGCCCGCATCGTGGACATCGATACCGCGGAAATCCTGGCGGTGGCCGACGGCAAGGGCGAGTCGTCGCGCAGCAGCACCTCGCTGACGGGCGGCGGCGGGAACTGGCACGGCTTCGGCGCTGGGGGCGTGGATTTCGGCAGCAGCGACTTCGAGAACACGATCATCGGCGAGGCGATCAAGAAGGCCGTGGACCAGATGAGCACGGGAATCATTGCCGGCGCGTCCAAGCTGGAAGCGCGCGTCATCAAGGTCGAAGGCGTAGTGGCATTCGTCGATGTTGGCAAGCTAGTGCTGAACGTCGGCGCCAAGGCCGGGATCAAGGTCGGCGATCAGATGAGCGTCGAGCGCGTCTCCAGAGAGATCAAGGACCCGACCACGGGGAAGGTGCTGCGCCGCATGAGCAGCGAAGTCGGCAAGATCCAGATCAGCGATGTGGACGACGTTTCCGCGGTGGGGAAGGTGGTCTCGGGACAGGGATTCAAAGTGGGCGACGTGGTGAAGACCGTGACGCAGTAA
- a CDS encoding PEGA domain-containing protein, which produces MRLSAIIIAGAVLVTSAAAQDKPRVFVTDSQSWEIQGSSGGSGGTFGGQVKGGARPQTAEIVKTFGERCPDVIINNKKEKADYVVVLDHEGGKGWVRRDNKVAVFNGDGDSIVSRSTRSLGSSVQDACNAIKADWPKRAAMQHQEPTGSAKDAAAAKPPEFAGAKLQISSDPVGADIEVDGSFVGSTPSAVDLPAGEHSIVVKKSGYKDWARKIKTTAGAINVSASLEKQQ; this is translated from the coding sequence ATGCGACTCAGCGCAATTATTATTGCTGGTGCTGTTCTTGTGACGAGTGCAGCAGCACAAGATAAGCCTCGGGTTTTCGTCACTGATTCTCAATCATGGGAAATCCAAGGCAGTAGCGGAGGGTCAGGCGGTACATTTGGCGGACAGGTAAAAGGCGGCGCGCGGCCCCAAACCGCCGAAATCGTGAAAACCTTCGGCGAACGTTGTCCTGACGTAATAATCAACAACAAGAAAGAGAAAGCAGACTACGTCGTTGTGCTGGATCACGAAGGTGGCAAGGGATGGGTCCGAAGGGACAACAAAGTAGCCGTGTTCAATGGCGACGGCGATTCCATTGTCAGCCGATCTACCCGTTCTCTCGGCAGTTCTGTCCAGGATGCCTGCAACGCGATCAAGGCTGACTGGCCCAAGAGAGCTGCCATGCAGCACCAGGAACCTACGGGAAGCGCAAAGGATGCCGCAGCGGCCAAACCGCCCGAATTTGCCGGCGCAAAACTTCAGATCAGCTCCGATCCCGTCGGCGCAGACATTGAAGTGGATGGAAGTTTTGTCGGTAGTACGCCTTCAGCAGTGGATCTTCCGGCGGGCGAGCACTCAATCGTCGTCAAGAAGTCGGGGTACAAAGACTGGGCACGCAAAATTAAAACGACGGCAGGCGCAATCAACGTCTCCGCATCCTTGGAAAAACAGCAGTAG
- the moeB gene encoding molybdopterin-synthase adenylyltransferase MoeB: protein MATITQLEPVTLSKEEILRYSRHLIMPEVGMDGQTKLKAAKVLCIGAGGLGSPLALYLAAAGVGTLGVVDFDVVDFTNLQRQIIHSTADVGRPKLDSAAEKIKAINPYVEVRPFETRLTSANALDLFRQFDIVVDGTDNFPTRYLVNDACVLSGKPNVYGSIFRFEGQVSVFATAAGPCYRCLYPEPPPPGLVPSCAEGGVLGILPGLVGVMQATEAIKLILGAGEPLIGRLLLVDALSMKFRELKLRKNPDCPVCGKNRTITELIDYNQFCGIRGEEKPVGEAKMPEISVEELKRRQDAGEDLFVLDVREPHEYQICNLGGHLIPLNDLPKRVHELDSSREIVAHCKMGGRSAKAVDFLRQAGFTKVKNLAGGINAWADKVDPRMPKY from the coding sequence ATGGCCACGATCACCCAACTCGAACCGGTTACGCTCTCCAAAGAGGAAATCCTGCGCTACTCGCGCCACCTGATCATGCCCGAGGTGGGCATGGACGGGCAGACCAAGCTCAAGGCCGCAAAAGTGCTGTGCATCGGCGCGGGCGGGCTGGGGTCGCCGCTGGCGCTCTACCTGGCGGCGGCGGGCGTGGGCACCCTCGGCGTGGTGGATTTCGACGTGGTGGATTTCACCAACCTGCAGCGCCAGATCATTCACAGCACCGCCGACGTAGGCCGGCCGAAGCTGGATTCGGCCGCGGAGAAGATCAAGGCAATCAATCCGTACGTGGAAGTGCGGCCGTTCGAAACGCGGCTGACCAGCGCCAACGCGCTCGATCTGTTCCGCCAGTTCGACATCGTGGTGGATGGCACCGACAATTTTCCCACCCGTTACCTGGTGAATGACGCTTGCGTGCTCAGCGGCAAACCGAACGTGTACGGTTCCATCTTCCGCTTCGAAGGCCAGGTGAGCGTGTTCGCCACCGCAGCAGGCCCGTGCTATCGCTGCCTGTATCCGGAGCCGCCTCCGCCGGGACTGGTGCCTTCGTGCGCCGAAGGCGGGGTGCTGGGAATCCTGCCCGGACTGGTGGGGGTGATGCAGGCGACGGAAGCGATCAAGCTGATCCTGGGCGCGGGCGAGCCGCTGATCGGACGCCTGTTGCTGGTGGATGCGCTGAGCATGAAGTTCCGCGAGCTCAAGCTGCGCAAGAACCCCGATTGCCCGGTCTGTGGAAAGAACCGCACCATCACCGAGTTGATCGATTACAACCAATTCTGCGGAATCCGAGGCGAGGAGAAGCCGGTGGGCGAAGCGAAGATGCCGGAAATCAGCGTGGAAGAACTGAAGCGCCGCCAGGATGCCGGCGAGGACCTCTTTGTTCTTGATGTGCGCGAGCCGCACGAGTACCAGATCTGCAATCTTGGCGGACACCTGATTCCGCTGAACGATCTGCCCAAGCGGGTCCACGAGCTGGATTCCAGCCGCGAGATCGTCGCCCACTGCAAGATGGGAGGGCGCAGCGCCAAGGCGGTGGACTTCCTCCGCCAGGCCGGCTTTACCAAGGTGAAGAACCTCGCCGGTGGGATCAACGCGTGGGCGGACAAGGTGGACCCGAGGATGCCGAAGTACTGA
- a CDS encoding MoaD/ThiS family protein, producing MKIIIPTPLRQYADKRDAVEVKAGTVAEALSGLTSRHPELRQHLYTDDGHLRAFVNVYLNDEDIRYLSKEQTPVNEGDTLSIVPSIAGGNL from the coding sequence ATGAAAATCATAATTCCGACGCCGTTGCGCCAGTATGCCGACAAGAGGGACGCCGTTGAGGTGAAAGCCGGGACGGTGGCGGAGGCCCTGAGCGGCCTGACTTCACGCCACCCGGAGCTGCGCCAGCACCTGTACACCGATGACGGGCACCTGCGCGCCTTCGTCAACGTCTACCTGAACGACGAAGACATTCGCTACCTCAGCAAAGAGCAGACTCCGGTCAATGAGGGAGACACGCTGTCGATCGTGCCGTCGATCGCCGGAGGAAATTTGTAA
- a CDS encoding M67 family metallopeptidase, whose translation MLRIAQPEFNALRAHGEQTYPQECCGVLLGRMEEEERQVVETVRCGNTRADRPQDRYHIDPRDLVRIQRQGRERGLDIVGFYHSHPDHPARWSQTDLAEAHWMGCSYVITSVEQGRAVTTNSFALLGSGEEDKRFEDEQVEVASEKVLVREFEEE comes from the coding sequence ATGTTGAGAATCGCCCAACCCGAGTTCAATGCCCTCCGCGCGCACGGCGAGCAGACCTATCCGCAGGAGTGCTGCGGCGTGCTGCTGGGGCGGATGGAAGAGGAGGAGCGGCAGGTGGTGGAGACGGTGCGCTGCGGCAACACGCGCGCCGACCGGCCGCAGGACCGCTATCACATCGATCCGCGCGACCTGGTGCGCATCCAGCGCCAGGGACGCGAGCGCGGGCTGGACATTGTCGGCTTCTATCACTCGCATCCCGACCATCCCGCGCGCTGGTCGCAGACCGACCTGGCCGAAGCGCACTGGATGGGATGCTCCTACGTCATCACCAGCGTGGAGCAGGGCCGCGCGGTGACGACCAACTCCTTCGCACTGCTCGGGTCGGGTGAAGAGGACAAGCGTTTCGAAGACGAGCAGGTTGAGGTGGCGAGCGAAAAGGTGCTGGTGAGGGAGTTTGAGGAAGAGTGA
- a CDS encoding cysteine synthase family protein: MTQPFSSTHRKPVTPVREGTPNRLGRSVLERIGNTPLIRMVRITRDLRGVDVLAKAEWFNPGGSVKDRAAANIVLEAIDAGELPRGRELLDSTSGNTGIAYTMIGAAVGFGVTLCMPSNVSVERKRILNAYGAKIVYTDPGDGSDGAIRKARQMYAADPARYFYADQYSNDANWRAHYETTANEIWRQTEGRVTHFVAMLGTSGTFVGTARRLKELNPHIRRVSLQPDSSFHGIEGTKHMATAIVPRIYDPELADADLGVSTERAYEMVKRLAREEGVLAGISSGGALAGCLEVAKTAPRGSVIVTVFPDSGDKYLSEKFWDED, encoded by the coding sequence ATGACGCAGCCTTTCTCGAGTACGCACAGGAAGCCGGTGACGCCTGTCCGCGAAGGCACCCCGAACAGGCTGGGCCGCAGTGTGCTGGAGCGCATCGGCAACACGCCGCTGATCCGGATGGTTCGCATCACCAGAGATCTGCGCGGCGTGGATGTGCTGGCGAAGGCGGAGTGGTTCAATCCCGGCGGGTCGGTGAAGGACCGCGCCGCGGCCAACATCGTGCTGGAAGCGATTGATGCCGGAGAGCTGCCGCGCGGCCGCGAGCTGCTCGATTCCACGAGCGGCAATACCGGTATCGCTTACACCATGATCGGGGCCGCCGTTGGATTCGGCGTCACGCTGTGCATGCCGTCCAACGTTTCGGTGGAGCGCAAGCGCATCCTGAACGCCTACGGGGCGAAGATCGTGTACACGGATCCCGGCGACGGAAGCGACGGCGCCATCCGCAAGGCGCGCCAGATGTACGCCGCGGATCCCGCCCGCTACTTTTACGCCGACCAGTATTCCAACGATGCGAACTGGCGCGCGCACTACGAAACCACGGCGAACGAAATCTGGCGGCAGACCGAGGGGCGCGTCACCCACTTCGTGGCCATGCTGGGCACGAGCGGAACGTTTGTCGGCACGGCGCGCCGGCTCAAGGAACTGAACCCCCATATCCGGCGCGTGTCGCTGCAACCGGATTCGTCGTTCCACGGCATTGAAGGCACCAAGCACATGGCCACCGCCATCGTGCCCAGGATCTATGATCCGGAGTTGGCCGACGCCGATCTCGGCGTCTCCACCGAGCGCGCGTACGAAATGGTGAAGCGGTTAGCGCGCGAAGAAGGAGTGCTGGCGGGGATTTCCTCGGGCGGCGCGCTGGCGGGCTGCCTGGAAGTGGCGAAGACGGCGCCGCGCGGGTCGGTGATTGTCACCGTGTTCCCCGACAGCGGCGACAAATACCTGAGCGAGAAATTCTGGGACGAAGACTGA
- a CDS encoding protein kinase: MEKIGRYEIIGEVGKGAMGVVYRATDPNIGRTVAIKTLRIDIHGTENEEILGRFKNEARAAGMMNHANIITIYDAGEQEGLFYIAMEFIEGQTLQGLLKQEQTLPVERATNIVRQVCAGLDYAHARGIIHRDIKPANIMITGDGTVKIMDFGIAKSGGTGMTSTGQVVGTPNYMSPEQVKGKPLDGRTDLFSVGVMLYEMLTGARPFDGENVTSIIYKIVHENPPTPREVVGLHPGLSAVVMKALAKEPDQRFATGAEFGRAVQEYGWFKTEVAPPAEVIRFDSNRDAIASPVPSATGSAAAAEPPIKSTPVLDSTVEAPRLPDGPPAPAKTGRLSTIVAAVLLVALAVGAYVGLHRTAPPANPPAADVNAGKESPPAATGTADGSTAKPGKHRAGGKEVARGAAEGAKPTPAGLGDLQISSTPFGASVTIDGRTDPDWVTPFAAKRLMPGRHKVVFTFKGYQPETRQADVVAGTKLPLYVKLQVAQGFLVLNSDPAGAEIYIDGSDSGQVTPARITVNAGQHRVALRKEGFKPKVTYADVALGESFNFAPALGPGSGQPAMSSAPAGQGPSPFRRRRLFGKNASDSGVLDVRTRPRGAEIRLGNTPAPSKSPAKFAVAPGNYTLTLSLPGFKPITRAVQIEKGKMMGVDEVFEPQ, translated from the coding sequence ATGGAAAAGATCGGCCGCTACGAGATCATCGGTGAAGTGGGCAAAGGCGCCATGGGAGTGGTGTACAGGGCCACCGATCCCAACATCGGCCGCACCGTAGCCATCAAGACCCTGCGCATCGACATTCACGGCACGGAAAACGAGGAGATTCTGGGCCGCTTCAAGAACGAGGCCCGGGCCGCCGGGATGATGAACCACGCCAACATCATCACCATTTACGACGCCGGCGAGCAGGAGGGGTTGTTTTATATCGCGATGGAGTTTATCGAGGGGCAGACGCTGCAGGGCCTGCTGAAGCAGGAGCAGACGCTGCCGGTGGAAAGGGCCACCAACATCGTGCGCCAAGTCTGCGCCGGCCTGGATTACGCCCACGCGCGCGGCATCATTCACCGCGACATCAAGCCGGCCAACATCATGATCACCGGCGACGGCACGGTGAAGATCATGGATTTCGGGATCGCCAAGAGCGGGGGCACGGGGATGACCTCGACCGGGCAAGTGGTGGGGACGCCCAACTACATGTCGCCGGAACAGGTGAAGGGCAAGCCGCTGGACGGGCGCACCGATCTGTTCAGCGTTGGCGTGATGCTTTACGAGATGCTGACCGGGGCCCGGCCGTTCGACGGCGAGAACGTCACCTCCATCATTTACAAGATCGTGCACGAGAACCCGCCTACGCCGCGCGAGGTGGTGGGTTTGCATCCCGGCCTGAGCGCGGTGGTGATGAAGGCGCTGGCGAAAGAGCCGGACCAGCGATTTGCCACCGGCGCCGAATTTGGGCGCGCCGTGCAGGAGTACGGTTGGTTCAAAACCGAGGTGGCGCCGCCGGCGGAAGTAATTCGATTTGACTCGAATCGCGACGCGATAGCTTCGCCAGTTCCATCGGCAACGGGCAGCGCTGCGGCCGCGGAGCCGCCGATCAAGTCAACCCCAGTGCTGGACAGCACGGTCGAGGCGCCGCGGCTGCCGGACGGCCCGCCGGCGCCAGCCAAGACCGGGCGGCTGTCTACCATCGTTGCCGCCGTGCTCCTGGTCGCGCTGGCTGTGGGCGCGTACGTTGGACTGCATCGAACCGCGCCGCCTGCCAATCCGCCTGCCGCGGACGTGAATGCAGGCAAAGAGTCGCCTCCAGCCGCCACCGGGACCGCGGACGGAAGCACGGCAAAACCCGGCAAGCACCGGGCCGGGGGCAAGGAAGTGGCGAGGGGAGCGGCGGAGGGTGCGAAGCCAACACCCGCCGGTTTGGGCGATCTGCAAATTTCCTCGACGCCGTTCGGAGCCAGTGTCACGATTGACGGCAGGACCGATCCTGACTGGGTGACGCCATTCGCGGCGAAACGACTGATGCCCGGGCGGCACAAAGTGGTCTTCACCTTCAAGGGTTACCAGCCGGAAACGCGGCAGGCAGACGTGGTGGCGGGAACGAAGTTGCCGCTGTACGTGAAACTGCAGGTGGCACAAGGATTCCTGGTGCTGAACAGCGATCCGGCGGGAGCGGAAATCTACATTGACGGCAGCGACAGCGGCCAGGTGACGCCGGCGCGCATCACGGTGAATGCGGGCCAGCACCGTGTCGCGCTGCGCAAGGAAGGGTTCAAACCGAAGGTCACTTACGCCGACGTTGCCCTCGGCGAATCCTTCAACTTCGCGCCCGCGCTGGGTCCCGGCAGCGGCCAACCAGCCATGAGCAGCGCGCCCGCGGGCCAGGGTCCCAGCCCATTCCGCAGGCGTCGATTGTTCGGGAAGAATGCATCCGACAGCGGCGTGCTGGACGTGCGCACGCGTCCGCGGGGGGCGGAAATCCGGCTGGGCAATACGCCGGCGCCGTCGAAGAGTCCGGCAAAATTTGCGGTGGCGCCCGGCAATTACACGCTGACCCTGAGCCTGCCCGGGTTCAAGCCGATCACACGCGCGGTGCAGATCGAAAAAGGAAAAATGATGGGCGTGGACGAGGTGTTCGAGCCGCAATAG
- a CDS encoding TIGR00730 family Rossman fold protein has translation MTRNICVFSSSSDAVDAAFFALAEELGAEMARRGHALVYGGTNTGLMGAVARAVRQGGGKVVGVIPKFIADRGLAYDAATELIITNDMRQRKATMEARADAFVAMPGGFGTLEEVLEIITLKQLRQHSKAVVFLNPGGYYDPLSVLFEHMYEQRFAKAAYRGMYQFAADVRSALDYMEQYQPPVLPAKWTGAGH, from the coding sequence ATGACCAGGAACATCTGCGTATTCAGTTCGTCGAGCGACGCGGTGGATGCGGCCTTCTTCGCGCTGGCGGAGGAACTGGGCGCGGAGATGGCGCGGCGCGGACACGCCCTGGTGTATGGCGGGACGAACACGGGGCTGATGGGCGCGGTGGCGCGCGCGGTGCGGCAGGGCGGAGGCAAAGTGGTAGGCGTGATTCCCAAGTTCATCGCCGACCGGGGCCTGGCCTACGACGCCGCCACCGAGCTGATCATCACCAACGACATGCGCCAGCGCAAAGCCACGATGGAAGCGCGGGCGGACGCGTTCGTCGCCATGCCGGGCGGCTTCGGCACGCTGGAAGAGGTGCTGGAAATCATCACGCTGAAGCAGTTGCGGCAGCACAGCAAAGCCGTGGTGTTCCTGAATCCCGGCGGCTATTACGATCCGTTGAGCGTGCTGTTCGAGCACATGTACGAGCAGCGCTTCGCCAAGGCCGCCTACCGAGGCATGTACCAGTTCGCCGCCGACGTGCGTAGCGCGCTCGATTACATGGAGCAATACCAGCCGCCGGTACTGCCCGCGAAATGGACGGGCGCGGGGCATTGA
- the rplU gene encoding 50S ribosomal protein L21, with protein sequence MYAVIRAGGKQYRVAPGDVIRVEKLGGDQQQVEFGDVLAVSANQGELGKPQGAARVVGQVVNQILGDKVLVFHYKRKKQYKKLNGHRQQYTAVRITEIAFDGQSFKAPEQPAVKAKPPEPSADGAAPDEAVAPKKKASGRKAGEAGGAAGKAAHHAKAGTKSKGGAKKK encoded by the coding sequence ATGTACGCGGTCATCCGCGCCGGGGGGAAGCAGTATCGCGTCGCGCCTGGAGACGTTATCCGGGTGGAGAAACTCGGCGGCGATCAGCAGCAGGTGGAATTCGGCGACGTGCTCGCCGTCTCCGCCAACCAGGGCGAACTGGGCAAGCCGCAGGGCGCAGCCCGCGTCGTCGGCCAGGTCGTGAACCAGATCCTCGGCGACAAAGTCCTGGTCTTCCACTACAAGCGCAAAAAGCAATACAAAAAGCTCAATGGACACCGGCAGCAGTACACCGCGGTCCGCATCACCGAGATCGCTTTTGACGGCCAGAGTTTCAAGGCCCCGGAACAGCCGGCAGTGAAGGCCAAGCCTCCCGAGCCGTCCGCGGACGGAGCGGCGCCGGACGAAGCCGTCGCCCCGAAAAAGAAGGCGTCGGGCAGGAAAGCCGGTGAAGCGGGCGGCGCAGCCGGCAAGGCCGCTCATCACGCCAAGGCGGGAACGAAGTCCAAGGGCGGCGCTAAAAAGAAATAG